From the genome of Drosophila melanogaster chromosome 2L, one region includes:
- the Hasp gene encoding Hig-anchoring scaffold protein, isoform D has translation MNRLLLQCLVTTILVYKVISVPTSTMSTSIQTTSEIPQQDDDDDDWEEDDDSLESDDDGRVYKNPRNSPSTECPRDEEQATLLGQKCLRKCSSDEDCKSKKKKCLCDGVCGNSCIKPDRECPELAQPSLGQVTVAGRHFGARASYACPHGYHVVGLQSRLCQADGNWAGAEPACKQNIYCLKPPQIEHARNSALPEQETFDLDSTVQYHCHTGYVTNGFPRAKCLAIDNLASWYGPDIQCEPRSCGQPPDPAYGWHAGECYTYGCKITYNCGTGYELVGKHERYCQSDGSWTPKELPTCVSDSANVTTTQASLS, from the exons ATGAAtcgcctgctgctgcagtgtCTAGTGACCACCATTCTGGTCTACAAAG TGATTTCGGTGCCGACCAGCACGATGAGCACCAGCATCCAGACGACCTCGGAGATTCCGCAGCaggatgacgacgacgacgactggGAGGAGGACGACGACTCTCTGGAGTCTGACGACGATGGCCGCGTCTACAAGAATCCTCGCAACTCACCCTCCACCGAGTGTCCACGCGACGAGGAGCAGGCCACGCTGCTCGGCCAGAAGTGCTTGAGGAAGTGCTCCTCCGACGAGGATTGCAagagcaagaagaagaagtgcCTGTGCGACGGCGTCTGTGGCAATTCCTGCATTAAACCAG ATCGCGAGTGCCCGGAACTAGCCCAGCCCAGCTTGGGTCAGGTCACAGTGGCTGGACGCCACTTCGGAGCTCGCGCCTCCTATGCCTGTCCGCACGGCTACCACGTTGTGGGTCTCCAGAGTCGTCTGTGCCAGGCGGACGGAAATTGGGCCGGAGCCGAGCCAGCTTGCAAGCAGAATA TTTACTGCCTGAAGCCGCCGCAGATAGAGCATGCACGGAACTCGGCGCTGCCGGAACAGGAAACCTTTGACCTGGACTCCACGGTTCAGTACCACTGTCACACCGGCTACGTGACCAATGGATTCCCGCGGGCCAAGTGCCTGGCTATTGATAACCTGGCCAGCTGGTACGGCCCGGATATCCAATGCGAAC CTCGATCCTGTGGCCAGCCACCGGATCCGGCCTACGGATGGCATGCCGGCGAGTGCTACACGTACGGATGCAAGATCACCTACAACTGCGGAACCGGATACGAGCTGGTGGGCAAGCACGAGCGCTACTGCCAGTCGGACGGATCGTGGACGCCCAAGGAGCTGCCCACCTGTGTCT CGGATAGCGCAAATGTAACCACCACCCAAGCGTCGTTATCCTAG